A window of Salvia splendens isolate huo1 chromosome 8, SspV2, whole genome shotgun sequence genomic DNA:
atgcgcaatttcacgatcaagtcttcaagggtcatctgctttcgcttgtgcttgagatagctcttgaagtccttccaactaggaggaagcTTGTCGATGATCGTacaccttaggaatttatcgggcaaggtcatcccttcagccactaatgcgtggatgatcatttggagctcttggacttgctccatgatgggtcgagagtcgaccatcttgtagtccataaacttggatgctacaacttgttcattacctgcagcattatctatgctatacttcttttctaggctttcccacatttgtttagatgtggttacattggagtatacattgtagaggctatcatctaatgcacttaaaataaattttttacatagataatccccttttctcaaagcatcatagtccgccatgacttcgagcctagtctcttgatcgCTTGGCGAGGGCGGTtcgttttccgtgaggaagttggcgacgcccaatgttgttaagtagaacaacatcttttggtaccaccttttgaagtcagatcctccaaactttggtggcttctcggcaggtggcatcattcttagtgccaaaggtgccgaacttggtccatggaaggaaccaattccgttgcccccgaaggagccaacaaagtggttgggcatagagcccccaccattcatgttgggcatagagcccgccatgatcGTACTATCCCCAAAAGAACTAGCACCCGCGTGatacccgaaggccccaacattcgtgtgagacccgaaggccccagcactcgatccattaaaggatccgaaggaaccactaaaagtggaaccaaccgatccactcgaggtggatccaccagtgggcccaagggggttaacacAGTCTATACTCAtacaatattatatttaattataacttaAACCTAGTTTAATAACGATTGTCGTAGTATATACTCCtttctttaaatatattttgtgtaatcACATATTGATTTCATATGTGttcttttatttgttgtttGTGGTATTTTCTTGTTCAAATTCTATTAAAAATATTCTAAACTAAATCATCGGGGAAAACAAACACAGACTAtctatcttctactaaaactcGATTACTATTTAGAGAACCGAAAGTTTTGGGAATTTTTGAAAACCAAGAACAATAAACAGTGCCATTTTAAAGgaagaaacaaacccttaaaAAGTCCTCagtctcaattaacagtgtcgttttaaaggaagctaattgtagtgtctattaagtggatctaactcgccaacctcctctcacgattatgtagcaagttatattaaatcataaccgaatgtgtcactcaaacgtgaagtattatggaacaacttaagaaagaaacaaagtaagaacaaaacgtatgttaaatagaaataggaattgtataaaccaataaaagttactaacacatccttAGAATcatatgagtttagttacacatgatagaataatctaaaaacatagattgaagggaagacggataaggctcatttcatgcatcggtttaaggatAAAATgtgtactacttgatcggtttatcgcgcaaaacaagtgttaattgtgcagaaatgccgcttgaccaaggcagcaaggccgaactgatcaagcatgtacaaaaggcgataaaaggccaaaaatcggggaagttgatcaaggggagtagtcaagcagttaaggaggagACCACTGGGTATCAGAAGAAGGACAtgcgaggctatgagctggatggtgcgcaacaatctgttatcaaggacaacgttctagaaggggacacgtgctgatacatgagacgcaaagacgaagctgagtcacgtatttgttactgaaaagcatcatagattctagaagaagaaccaGTAGCAATCCATGAGTCGATCATTCTCaacatgagtgaatattccctgtcaagatcgttatccagctggaggccgagtcgagcttataaatagaggatgtgcacCACATAAAGAAAAAcggatcctttactttccgtctagtttagcttagtttagcttagtccagttctctagaatagcttagcttagataaagtagtgcatagttagaaagggcaatcaaagaagcgctgcagaatacttgttatctgtcggcgtattcctaaattacccgccgagattcttctcggttttacttgctttcttattttccgaagaTTTAACTTAGTTTCAAATTTACGTTGTacttagtttaattttaatcgaagtgttttattttaatccgcacatttacttttccgctgtcACGTgtaattcacttgacccagtagttaaagttcatTTGATCAAGTTAGCAAAATTTAATTATGTCTAGAGTACAaatagtagttaaaaactctcaagttaaagcgtggcagcagtcaacccccctgttcactactcacacactcgacacaccaacttctctgggGGATCAACcctgaacttgccgctttactgttaaagtagtgcaaaattgggagtttacaaattacattggtaggaaacgagcgaGAGCGAGTTCGAATCAATCAAGTGGCAATgatatttgctaactgatccaatcggttcggttatcttcaatataacttggtccgaattcgcgcccctctcgaggccttccaaaatggcgccgttgacggggaagcatggtggtactttatgtttgtgcgtagtgcgtggGTGTATATAATCTTATTTCTTTGTTTTCTCATACAACGCagtggacactggaatcatctcTTTCTATACAGAGTGACTAATGCTCATTGGAgggtccaggaagccggcgtcgTCACCACTCGTTACACAGCAGCATTAGAAGCCTCAGCAGCCGCTGAACAGAACAAACAACCACCACCACTCGAacaagcagagatggccctcaTCGTTGACGACTCATGAattggctctctgcacgctcatgatgagaaggagcccacatatgccattgccgctactcctgggatgcggaccatcgcgatcTAATcgggagtactggccgttttgtcccacttTTACGGTCTTTCGAAGGAGTGTCTATACGCTTTTCTGGAGCAattctgccgatactgtgatattcagcccgtgccggctggatccacatccgaagattataggctcaaggctattcccttcgttttgaagggcgatgcgggtgtctggctgtcaaggtggccagaaggatccatcagtACCTGGGCtgaattccgcatgatattcctaGATCGATTTTTCCCAGCATCGAAaacaagtgccctgaaaagggagattacagaggctaggcaggagtacgatgagcctctcggccagtactgggacagattccaaggtttgcttcaagcatgccccaatcacaagctgggggagcgggagatctactcgatcttttatggcggactcactgtggatagcaagaatgatctcaacctcgcagctcaaggaGATTTCTCAAAGACCGCATTcagccaagccaaaaatatactggagaggctgatcgaggcTAAGCTGTCGTATGAGACGTCTCGAGGGCAGTATAGGAGAGGGGCAGTGCATGaagcagaggcgcgcaatgatgaaaagttggagactcgatttgagcagatggaaaagaaactgctggaggcagtagagaaagccaaaccacctccaccacctgcaccaaaggaAACGTAGTATGTGCCGCAACCGTCCCCACCAGAAGAGCATCATTACTACTATTGTGAGTTTCCCCTGAGGTAGAACCGCAAGCTCAGGTGAATGTCGTTggccactggaacgcaaatggcaactggatccaggggaagcagagagatgctccatggagggaccaccccaatttttgatggactgatcagaatcaaagccaaccgtTCCAGTTATCAACCCAGCAAGTACAACCCTCCGAAGGACGACCCAACTGGCCTGCACGGATccaggatagaccaaacactggagggaacagaaTACAGAACGTACCTCAAGGaaactggtccagtggaggacaacctaactggtcaagcAGACAACCGGAGGGAAACTGAGGGTACAAACAGCAAGGCCCTcagtttagcaaccagggaaggcaGCCAAACAACCTGATGGTCAGCTACATCCCACCTCACCTACGGGGAAAACAGCACCCTGGAAATCAACAGTACAACCAGCCGAGATATCAGCAAGAACATTACGGGCAATCTGACTACCCGCAGGCCAACTATAGTGGGGGACCACCGAATCAAAGATACAACCGACACCCCAACGATGGCCACGGAGATATGTTGGTACCGCACCATCCACATGATGCGATGCGGGAAATccaggaggctcagaaggagcagCGGGCGACGTTGGAGATGCTGACAAAACAACTCTCCCAAGTTGCAGTGTCGGTGGGCGAGTTGAAGGGAAATGAAACCACTACGCAACCACCTGGTCGTGTGAATATTAGTGAAGTATCCCTGAGGTCGGGGAAAGTCTACCAAGGCCACATCCATCCTGCGATATCTCCAGCAACTGGTTCTGGACCAAGCcgtgaggaagaggaagaatcCAGTAGAGTGGATCAAGTGAGAGAAAAGGGCAAGGAGAAGGTGGGAGGTGAAGCCTCGGAAGAAAGTCAGAAAGCGGAAACTGAAAGGGTTAAGCCTTATCCGTACCGTGGAATGGTGACAAGGAAGAGGGATGCCACAATCGATGTGGCAAGTATGTTCAAGGGCGTGGAGATGAAGGTACCGCTCTTGACGGCGTTAAAAATGCCCCCGATCAGCAAGTTCATTAAGGACTACCTGGCAGGGAAGGTCAATGAGGAAGGGAGACTAATTACAGATGAGAACGTCTCTGCCGTGATCCAGAGAAGCGACCTTCCCTCCAAGAAGACTGATCCTGGAATGTTCACACTCCCTATTTCTATCAGAGATATCCAGGTGGAGCACGCTATGTGCGACTTAGGGGCATCAATCAACGTTCTACCATACTCCATCTATCAGAAGTTGGAAGCGACCAAGCTCATCGATACAGACATAATGATACAGTTGGCCGACAGATCGTGTATTCACCCAGAGGGAATCCTAGAAGACGTGATTGTTAAGGTGAATAACTTTCtatacccagctgatttttttGTAATCAAGATGACGGAACCCGCAGCAAAGGAGTCGAGTGGAGTCCTATTAGGACGACCGTTCCTGTCCACAACCAACACTATTATAGACGTCCGAAATGGGATGATAAGCCTGGATTTCAAAGGAGAGCAGTACACGTTCAATAttgatgaagccatgaagaagccaGCTGACGGCGAGAACGTATACTCCATAGATGTCACTGAGCCCTTGGTACAGGAGTATTTGGAAGAAGAATTCTTAAAGAGACAGTTCACTGACTCCGCTGCAGATAAGGAGGTCGAAAAAGAAGTAGAAGAGTGGTATGATACCATGAAAGTTGGAGAGATGGACGACCAGGCCATCGTAAAAGTGATAACGGATTTTTGCGAGCGCCCGAGGCCAGCTGGGTCAAGTGGGACAACCAAGTGTCTAGCTTAGCGAAACAGCTTGATCAAGGCAAGCCACTGGAAAAAGAAGCAGCAGAGAACCCTCTACCCAATGAAGAGCCAAAGCCCGCAAAGGAATTGAAACCCCTTCCAGCACATCTAAAGTACGCCTACCTAGGTGAGGGCGAAGCACTGCCCGTTATCATCAACAGCCACTTGACCCAGGGGCAGGAAGACAAATTGCTGGAAGTATTAAGAAGAAATCAGAAGGCTATTGGCTGGAAGCTGAAAGATTTGGTGGGCATCAGCCCAGACTTATGTATGCATCACATACGACTGGAGGAAGGAGTCAAGCCATACCGCGACCAACAAcggaaactcaaccccaacatgagggaagaggtgctgaaggaaattgtcaagttggtttcgatcgggattatctattcCATTCCTGACAGTAACTGAGTCAGCCCAgtaaaaaacgaaaaaaacaaattaatccCGACAAGGCCAGTGACtgggtggagaatgtgcatagattatAGGAAGCTGAATCAAGCTACGAAGAATGATCACTTCCCTCTACCgttcattgatcaaatgttgGAGAAATTGGAAGGGAAACAGTACTTCAACTTTCTGGATGGTTATAGTGGTTATTTCCAGATTGCTGTAAATCCAGATGACCAAGAGAAGACGACGTTCACCTGCCCCTTTGGCACTTAcacttacaggaggatgccatTTGGCCTCTGTAATGCCCCGGGCACTTTCcagagatgcatgatgagcattttctccGACCTGTTGGAAGACTGCATtgagatattcatggacgacTTTACTGTCTATGGGACAATTTCGATCAAGGGCTGTATAGCCTAAACAGGGTTTTAGAAAGATGCCGCCAGAAGGACTTGGttctgaatttcgagaaatgtcattttatggttactGAAGGAATAGTCTTGGGACATGTAGTGTCAAGCAGGGGAATCGAGGTCGACCTATCAAAAGTAGCGATCATTGCAAAGCTCCCATACCCCACCAACCAgaaggagatcagagccttTTTGGGGCATGCTGGGTTCTATAGAAGATTCATCATAGATTTCGGGAAAATAGCCCAGCCTCTGACGAGACTTCTCCAgaacgatgtggagtttgaaTTCTCAGATGACTGCAAAGCCGCGTTCCAATTTCTGAAAGACCGATTGATAGGCTCtcctaggggtgggtcggtacggtataccgtaccgactgtgccataccgcataccgtaccggaaagtacggtatgacaaaattcaataccgataccgtaccgaattttcggtataccgaaattccggtataccggaaattcggtatgatattttttgataccgttaccataccgttattacggtataccgtaccgtgtttcggtatactGTAAAaatacggtataccgtaataacggtatggtaacggtaacggtataccgaaaaataattggtttcttgatttgttcatttactaattggtttctcgattgttcattattttttgctatcggtaattcgtccatcactctattcaattttatattttggttagcatgttatcaagtatcatattatatttgttgttgccgaTGAAGTTGATCTTTAAgtatcttttaatatatatttatgaattattttgattacatatattcaaaattttatcccataatcgtggttaatgataaaatgaaggtacttattgattatttttggctatttagaccgatagtagtaataattggtcttataaataaaatctccaaatagatttacaagtgtaatgaaataaagattcaattttttccccctaggctttaatttcaatctatcattataaacatgcatacaaattctcaaaaatattaacaaggcacggtcttcctttgatttgaataaatttttaaaatactagcaaataatatttttttaatgtgaaaatactaaaattcaacatatatcaaaatttggctcatttgttggttatgatgagtatattttaaagttaagggtttaggatttaggtttcaaggtttgggtttttagtgtatagggtcgctatattgcaatgaaatgaatctcgactagaaagtgtctcaccagtgcaatattaaattattgcaacgtaaacttgctcctacaGTTATAACTGAAcagttaattcatattttcacagatttaaaatgctttttaattttaagtctgatatttaaatgtcaagacagtttattaaaatgtcaacacaaatatgtgttgaaattttaatgtgatcgtattgacatttttaagaaaaagtagcatttaaacacactcttgtgtctatgtggggttaatgtgattgaaaacgtataatccaaagtaagaggatgtcgaatattcttttgtttatcatttcacaacttttatttcgcaaaatgaaataaatatgaagaaattaaaatgacccgtgcatcgcacgggcgtgacactagttagtaatttaaattggacatttatttctctttaagattaagaatgact
This region includes:
- the LOC121745957 gene encoding uncharacterized protein LOC121745957, with amino-acid sequence MVSYIPPHLRGKQHPGNQQYNQPRYQQEHYGQSDYPQANYSGGPPNQRYNRHPNDGHGDMLVPHHPHDAMREIQEAQKEQRATLEMLTKQLSQVAVSVGELKGNETTTQPPGRVNISEVSLRSGKVYQGHIHPAISPATGSGPSREEEEESSRVDQVREKGKEKVGGEASEESQKAETERVKPYPYRGMVTRKRDATIDVASMFKGVEMKVPLLTALKMPPISKFIKDYLAGKVNEEGRLITDENVSAVIQRSDLPSKKTDPGMFTLPISIRDIQVEHAMCDLGASINVLPYSIYQKLEATKLIDTDIMIQLADRSCIHPEGILEDVIVKVNNFLYPADFFVIKMTEPAAKESSGVLLGRPFLSTTNTIIDVRNGMISLDFKGEQYTFNIDEAMKKPADGENVYSIDVTEPLVQEYLEEEFLKRQFTDSAADKEVEKEVEEWYDTMKVGEMDDQAIVKVITDFCERPRPAGSSGTTKCLA